The nucleotide sequence ATCTGTGGGTAACGTTTGCGTTTGCGCGTCATTGATCATTTGCAGGCGATGTTCGACCTCGCGATGAAACCGGTAGTGATCATAAAGACGCGTGGCGGCCTGGTCGGGAAACCACCCCGCCGCTGCGAGGGCCTCCAGTCCCCCGCGTGTACTGCTCGCCCGCAGAGAAGGGTCACGTCCACCTGCGATTAACTGCCGGGTCTGGGTGAAGAATTCAATTTCACGGATGCCGCCGCGGCCCAGCTTCATATTGTGCCCCTCCAGCACAAGCGGCCCATGCAGCCCCTTATGATCTCGGATTTTCAAGCGCATGTCGTGGGCGTCCTGAATGGCAGCAAAATCCAGATGCTTGCGCCAGACGAAGGGGCGCAGTGTTTCAAGGAACCGTGCGCTAAGCGGTTCTGTCACCCCCGCAAACACGTGCTTTGATAAAGGCCGCGCGTTCCCAGGTGCGCCCGACGCTTTCATAGTACCGCTCTGCCGTTTCCATCGACAGGCAAACCGGTGTCACCGACGCATCCGGGCGCAGGCGCAAATCGGTACGGAACACATAGCCCCCACCCCGCACGTCCGACAGTATCGCCGTCATCTTGCGGGTCACCCGGATGAAGGCGCTGCGCACCTCATGATAGTCATCGGGGTCAAAACGGGTTTCATCAAAGAGGCAGATCAGGTCGATGTCGGACGAATAATTCAACTCGCCCGCCCCCATCTTGCCCATGGCAAGCACGACCATACCGCCCGCATCCGCCGGGTCGTCACCGGCGGGCAGTTTGCCGCGCGCCACCTCGGCGGCAACCAGTTGGGTGACCGTGGCCTGTACTGCCGCATCGGCGAAGTCTGTCAGAACCTGCGTGACCGTTTCCAGCGCCCAGACACCACCCAGATCGGCCAATCCTGCCAGCAGCGCCACCCGACGCTTGGCTTGGCGCAGCTCTGCGGGCAGATCACTCAACCCGACGACACGCGTATCAGCAAGCAACGCCGCGATCGCCGACTCTGGGTCCTCAAGTGCAGGGATAATCCACGCGGTCTCGCGTTGCAGCAGATCAGACAGATAGGGGCTGCACCCTGCTGCACCTTCAATCAATGTCGCCGTTTTGGCATCAATGGATGGAAATAACGACCGTGCATCAGCCCCCCGTTCGGCGTCATAAGGGTGCGGCGTGCGGATGATACGGGATGCAAACGACATAGGGGCACACTGCGGCGCACATCCGCGCTGGTCAATGCAGATCGCATGACTAGACTGGCCAAAAATAGACAGGATGAACATGAGCAAAAGTCTTAAACGCGTGATGGCGGCGCTTGCTGATGCTGGCCTTGATATCACCCCGCTGGAACTGGGCCCCGAAACACGGACTGCACAGCAGGCAGCGGATGCGGCAAGTTGCGCGTTGGACCAGATTGCCAAGTCGGTGATCCTTGCAGGCCAGACCTGCGGCAAGGCGATCTTGTTTGTGACTGCGGGCGGCAATCAAGTCGATCCCGACAAAGCAAGTGCTGTGGCCGGTGAAACATTGGGCAAGGCAGATGCCGCCCTGATCCGAGCGCAGACCGGTTTTGCCATTGGCGGTGTCGCCCCCATTGGGCATCTGAACCCGATAGACGCGTTTTTCGATCCCAGACTGACAGATTTTCCCAAGATTTACGCCGCCGCAGGCACGCCAAAGCATATTTTTCCGATTGATCCGGCAAAATTGCAAAAGATTTCGAACGCCCAACTTACTGATTTTACGACATAATATGAGTAAATGTAAAAAACATTTACATTGAGGGTTGAATGAACCCTTCCCACCTCCGATATCTGTCATGTGAAAAGCATTCACATCAACCGCAAATAGACAGCTAAGGAGCCCCACCATGAACACCGCCACATCCCAGTCCCCAATGGCTATGGGCCGCGTCACGGGAGTTTTCGCCCGTGCCGAAGCTTGGCTCGATGAGCGTGGCACAGGCGCTTGGATCGCCGCCATGGTTCTCGGCTTTATCTTCGTCTGGCCCATCGGCCTTGCCATTCTCGCCTATATGATCTGGAGCAAACGCATGTCCAATTCTTCCTGCAAATCCATGACCCGCAGCCGCGCCCGCCACATGGGCAAGTCATCCGGGAACAGCGCATTTGACGCCTATAAGGCCGAAACCCTGCGTCGGTTGGAAGAAGAGCAAGACAACTTTGAAGCCTTCCTCGAGCGTCTGCGCGAAGCCAAAGACAAGGCCGAGTTCGACCAGTTCATGGACGATCGCGCCAAGAAGATGACCGACGTCGACGACGAAAACACCGGTCCTGCGCCTGCATAAGCGCTGACCGAACCACAGGTGGCCCGCAGTCCCGGCGGGCCACCGCTATTCCTATTCATTTCTTTCAAAGAGACCAAAGATGACAATGACCGCAGACTACATCCAAGCCGATGGCATTGACCCCCGCCTTTACGACGGCGTGATCATCAAGCGAGGCATTGCCTGGGTCTTTGACGTCGTCATGATCGCGATGCTTTGCGCACTTGTTCTGCCCTTTACGGCCTTTACGGGTATCTTCTTCTTTCCTGCACTGATGCTTTTTGTTGGCTTCATCTATCGTTGGTTCACCTTGGCAGGTGGATCGTCGACATGGGGTATGCGCCTGATGGGTATCCGATTTCGTGATCTCTATGGCGCGCCGCTCAGCTCTGGTTTGGCCTTTGCACACACGCTTGGCTATACAGTCAGCATCACGGTGGCGCCGCTTCAACTGATCTCGATCATCATGATGCTGCTGACCCGGCGCGGTCAGGGTCTGACGGACCTCGTGCTTGGTACAGAGGCGATCAATTCCACCCGTTAAGCATGCGACATACGAAGGGCTTGGCGTTAGGTAAACAGATTGTTAAGCTTTCGCGAAGCCAACCGGAAATTGCATGCGCCACACGCTCCCCATTGCTCCGCAGTTCTATGTGACTGCTCCACAGCCCTGCCCTTATCTTGAGGGCAGGATGGAGCGTAAGCTGTTCACCGCTTTGCAGGGCGATATGGCGACCAAATTGAACGACAGCCTGTCCAAGCAAGGCTTCCGCCGGTCGCAAAACGTCCTCTATCGTCCCTCTTGCGCCGAATGTTCGGCCTGCATGTCCGCCCGTATTGATGTGTCTAAATTTGCGCCCAGCCGCAGCCAGCGTCGTGTTGCCAAACGTGCGGCACACCTGCACCGCCGGGCAACCTCACCCTGGGCCACAGAAGAGCAATATGCCTTGTTCCGCGAATACCTTGATGGCCGCCACGCCACAGGCGGGATGGCTGATATGGATATGTTTGAATTCGCCGCAATGGTCGAAGAGACACCGATCCGCTCGCGCCTGATCGAATACACCGACAATAAAGACCTGACCGCTGTCTGTCTGACTGATATCCTCGATGATGGGTTGTCGATGGTCTATTCCTTCTTTGACCCGGCCAATGACAAGCTTTCGCTTGGCACCTATGTCATCCTAGATCACATCGCCATCGCGCGGGAACTGGGTCTACCTTACGTGTATCTGGGCTATTGGGTCCCCGGCAGCCCTAAGATGGACTATAAGGCCAAGTTCAAAGGGCTCGAGGTGTACCGTGATGGGACCTGGACCCAAGTAACAGACCCCACAGCCTACAGTGCCGATGTACATCCGCTATCGACCGACCCGATTGCCGAGCAGGTGGCGCGGATCGACTTGCCAGACGGGCGCAGCTAGGCTTGCGGAGCAGCACGAACCGCCCCGCATACAAATCTTTAGAACGAGAAATTCATATTTAAGTGGCTGACACAGCCCGCTCGCCACCATCTGCAAAACCGAACTCAAAATCGCCCACAACCTGCAAGCTGTCTGTTTCAGAAAGCAGAGCCTGCGCGCCAAAGAAGCCGCCCAAACCCGTATCGCTGTCCGTTTCGGCAAAGCTCTGGCTGTCCTCACCCAGCGAGATTGTCGCGTCCTCGGCATCTGTTGCGCGCCCATCAATGCCGAACCGAAACGCTGTTTCGAACGCGCCGATTGTTGAGAACGTCTCGAGCTGCGCGCGCGCATGCAGATTCTGTGCTGTTCGGCTGTCGACATCCAGATTGGCGTTTGTGGTGCCTGTCTCAGAGTACCCATCATAGGACGCGAAGGTATAATTGGCGCTGAACGACGGTGTGAACCGCGCCCCACCAAGATCAAACCCGGCCCCTCTGGCTTGCAGACCGGCGGTCACGAAGCGACCGTCGATCGTTGCATTCGCTGTCTCAAAGCCAGCAAGGTTGTCGGCAACGATCCGGTCACCGTCGTGGCTCTCGAACCCGGCCAGCAAGCTGGACGTCAGGTCGATACCACCAAGAGATGTGCCAATGTAGGCCCCGCCAAAGATGCTCTGTGTCTTGATGTCGACAGAGTCGTCATCCGTTTCCGTCTTACCCGCTGAGACACCGCCAACAAAGCCCACGCGATTGCTCCCCATATCCGTCTCATAACCGGCCATGGCACCCGCCAGGCTGGTCCGGTAGGCCAAGGTCAGCCCGTCATCACCACGCGCGCGCGATGGGCCAAGTACGCTGGCCCAGGCGCCATCCGTGCCGACCCGCTGCCCCACGGTGCGCTGCGCCGTGTTTGCCAAAAGCCCGGTCGCATCGTTCATCACAGAAAACCCCGTTGTATCGACCGTGGTGATCACGTCATCCACAACAA is from Yoonia sp. GPGPB17 and encodes:
- a CDS encoding DUF2852 domain-containing protein yields the protein MNTATSQSPMAMGRVTGVFARAEAWLDERGTGAWIAAMVLGFIFVWPIGLAILAYMIWSKRMSNSSCKSMTRSRARHMGKSSGNSAFDAYKAETLRRLEEEQDNFEAFLERLREAKDKAEFDQFMDDRAKKMTDVDDENTGPAPA
- a CDS encoding arginyltransferase, producing the protein MRHTLPIAPQFYVTAPQPCPYLEGRMERKLFTALQGDMATKLNDSLSKQGFRRSQNVLYRPSCAECSACMSARIDVSKFAPSRSQRRVAKRAAHLHRRATSPWATEEQYALFREYLDGRHATGGMADMDMFEFAAMVEETPIRSRLIEYTDNKDLTAVCLTDILDDGLSMVYSFFDPANDKLSLGTYVILDHIAIARELGLPYVYLGYWVPGSPKMDYKAKFKGLEVYRDGTWTQVTDPTAYSADVHPLSTDPIAEQVARIDLPDGRS
- a CDS encoding YbaK/EbsC family protein — translated: MSKSLKRVMAALADAGLDITPLELGPETRTAQQAADAASCALDQIAKSVILAGQTCGKAILFVTAGGNQVDPDKASAVAGETLGKADAALIRAQTGFAIGGVAPIGHLNPIDAFFDPRLTDFPKIYAAAGTPKHIFPIDPAKLQKISNAQLTDFTT
- a CDS encoding RDD family protein, whose product is MTMTADYIQADGIDPRLYDGVIIKRGIAWVFDVVMIAMLCALVLPFTAFTGIFFFPALMLFVGFIYRWFTLAGGSSTWGMRLMGIRFRDLYGAPLSSGLAFAHTLGYTVSITVAPLQLISIIMMLLTRRGQGLTDLVLGTEAINSTR